The genomic interval GACGCCGCTGTCCGTGGTGTACCAGCATGTGCAGGACACCCCGGTCCCGCCGTCGCAGATCCTGGACTCGGTGCCGCCGGAGCTGGACGGGCTCGTCATGCGCTCGCTCGCGAAGGACCCGGACGACCGCTTCCAGAGCGCCGAGGAGATGCGCGGGCTCGTCCAGTACGGCCTCCAGATGCTCCAGGTGCAGGGCGGCCACACCGGTACGTGGAACACCGGCCCGGTCGTCCTGGGCGGCGGGCCCGGCACCCCGCCCGGCGGCATGACCGGCGCCACCCGCGCCATGGGCGGCTACCCGCAGCACGGCGACACCTCGCAGTCCCCGATCCTGCCGCCGATGAACCCGGACGACGGGGGTTACGACGGCGGCTCCACCCGGCAGGGCGGCGGCGGGCGCGGCAAGTTGTGGCTGTTCGTCGTGCTCGCCCTGATCGCGATCGGCGCGGGCGTGGCCATCGCGCTCAACGCGGCGAACGGCGGCGGCCAGAAGCACGAGAAGCAGCCCACGAAGACCTCCAGCGCGCCGACGCCGACCGAGGACTCCCCCTCCCCGACCCCCGACGACACCCAGGACAACACCCAGCAGCCGGGCGACAGCACCGGCGGCGGCTGGGACGACGACACCTGGTCGCCGTCGCCCACGCCGAGCGAGACCGCCGAGTCCCCGTCCGCCAGCTCGCCCCAGCCGGGCACGGGCGGCACGGACAACGGCGGCACCGACGACGGCGGCACCGGCAACGGGGCCGGCGGGAACAGCGGCAGCGGTTCCAACAACGGCGGTACGGGGAACACCGGCGACACCGGTACGACCACCGAGGGCGGCAGCACCGGCACCAGCGACGGCGGCAGCACGGGCACCAGCGACGGCGGCAGCACCGGTACCAGCGAGGGCGCGGCCGAGGGTTCGGAGGGCGCCCCGGGCGGCGTCGCCGAAGGCGCCTCCGCCGGAACGACGGCGGGCACGGCGGGCACGGGCACGGGCAACAACTGAGCCCGCTCACCGAGCCCGGTCACCCCGTGAAGGCCGCGCGCACCGCCTCGTACTCACGGGTCCACCAGACCGCCAGGGCCGACACCGCGGGGAACTGCGGGTCGGCCCTCCGGTCGTTCAGGCAGTAGCGCCAGCGCAGTATCCAGAAGTCGTTGAGCCGTTCCCACCAGACCCGGTGCACCGCCGCCGCCAGCTCGCCGGCGTCCGCCCCGGCCGCGCGCCGGTAGGCCCGGGCGTAGGCGCGCACCTTCGCCAGGTCCAGGGCGCCGGCCGGCTGCACGAAGAAGATCGCCGCCGCCCGGACCGCCTCCTCCGCCCGGGGCTGGACGGCCAGCCGGTCCCAGTCCAGGATCGCGACCGGGTCGGCGCCCCGGTAGAGCACGTTCAGCGGGTGGAAGTCGCCGTGCACCCAGCCGGTCGCGGGCGCCCCCGGGTCGGGCGGGCGCCGGTCGGCGTACCGTTCCAGCAGGGTGCGCCGCTCGCGCAGCCGGTGCTCGGCCAGCTCGTCGAAGGCGTCCCGTCCGGCGCGTCCGCGCGCGGCGGCGAGCAGGTCGCCGATCAGCGCGAAGGTGTCGGCCGCCTCGGGGCTCGCGTACCCGGGCGGATGCCCGCCGCCGCTCCCCGTGTCGCGCTCGGCCGCCATGACCCGCTCCAGACCCGTGTGTACGGCTCCGAGGAGCGTCCCGAGCCGTGTCGACTGGGCGAGGGTGAGCTGGGCGCCGCCCCGGTGCAGGCCGTCGACCCAGGGGTGGAGGGCGTAGCAACGGCCGGCGATCTCGGTGACGGTCTCACCGTCGCGGGCCCGGACGGGCGGGGCGACGGGCACTCCGAGTGACTGGAGGCGCCGGGTCGCGCGGTGCTGGCGGACGATGGTGGCGCGGTCGCGGGTGGTGTCGTCCGAGTGGTGCTTGAGGAAGTACGAGCCCCGCGTGGTGGACACCCGGTAACCGTGGTTGAGCAGGCCCTGCGAGAGCGGGGTGCAGCTGAGCGGCGTACCGGCGTCCGGGTAGCGGCGGAGCACCTCGCCGACCGGCGGAACCGGCGGGGAGGCGACAGATGAGCGCGACACGCGTCAGATGTTAGATCACGCTGCGTTGCTGATCTGCCGGCTTGCGTGGAAGTCCAGAGTGTGCACGGTGACGAAGTGAGGTTCGAGCCAGAGGTACGAGGGGGCGAAGGGCTCGCCGTTGACCTCGACGGGCGGCGGCCCGAAGCGCTCGCGCTGCGCGGGGGTCGGCTCCACGACCCGGGCAGGGCCGGTGAACTGCACGGACCACAGGTCCTCGGTGCCGACGGGGGCGGTGTTGAAGTTGTCCGCGCCGTAGGCCACGACCGCGCCGTCGCAGGCGCCGTGGTGGCCGAGCCCGCTGTGCATGCGCAGCACGACCCGGCCGTCGATGACGATGTGCCGGGCCACCGTCAGCATCGGGAGGGCCCGCATGCTGGTCGCCAGCCGGCCGTAGGGGACCCGGCCGAGCAGGTCGATCGCGTGGAGTTCCTCGGTGGACATGCCTTCCACTGTCGGCCAGGGCGTGTGGGCCGGATAAGAGGCCGGGGCCCCCGTTTCGCCGGGACCAAAGTCCCTGGCCGGACCCGGCCTAGCGCTTCTCCGCCTGGAGCCGGGCCACGTAGGCGGCGGCCTGCGAGCGGCGCTCCATGCCCAGCTTGGAGAGCAGACTGGACACGTAGTTCTTGATCGTCTTCTCGGCGAGGTGCAGCCGTTCGCCGATCACCCGGTTGGTCAGCCCCTCGCCGATCAGGTCCAGGATCTTGCGCTCCTGGTCCGTGAGGTTCGCCAGCTTCTCGTCGTCCTGCCCGCGCTTCCCGTCGCGCAGCCGCTCCAGCACGCGCGCGGTCGCGACCGGGTCCAGCAGCGACTTCCCCTCCGCCACGTCCCGTACCGCCGCCAGCAGTTCGTTGCCCCGGATCGCCTTGAGCACGTAACCCGACGCGCCCGCCATGATCGCGTCGAAAAGGGCCTCGTCATCCGCGTACGAGGTCAGCATCAGGCAGTGGATGGAGTCGTCCTGCGACCGGATCTCCCGGCAGACCTCGACCCCGCTGCCGTCCGGCAGCCGTACGTCGAGCACGGCCACATCGGGGCGGACCGCCGGAATCCGCACCAGCGCGTCGGCCGCCGTACCGGCCTCGCCGACCACCTCGATGTCGTCCTCCATCGAGAGCAGCTCATGCACCCCGCGCCGGACCACTTCATGATCGTCGAGTAGGAATACAGTGATTTTTCCTTTTTCGCGCACAATCGCAGTCTCACACACTCACCCCTTCCCTGCCGCTGTCGGGCGGGATAACGTGCCGTTGTTCCGGCGGCCTGCGAGGCTGTGATCAGTGCTGTGACCAGCGAGGCTTTCCGAATTCCTCGATTTACTTGGATATCCAAGCAAAATCGCAGGTCAGGGAGGGTTTCGCAGATACGGGAACCACTGGGTAACGTGCCTTGGACAGGGCGCTCGCCGGGGCACCTGTCACGCCTGTTTCCCGGACCGAGCGGCACCCACCCCGTGCACGGGTACGGACACAGGCGAGCCGCACTGGTCTCCCGGCAGACCCCGGGGGCCGGACCGACGGAGGAGCACGCACGTGACCGTGGAGAGCACTGCTGCCGCGCGTAAACCGCGACGCAGCAGCAAGCGGACCAGCGCCGCGAAGACGCCCGCGAAGACGCCGGAGGGTTCGACGCCCGAGCTGGTACAGCTGCTGACGCCCGAGGGCGAGCGGGTCGAGCACCCGGACTACTCGATCGACCTGAGCGCGGAAGAGCTGCGCGGCCTGTACCGGGACATGGTCCTCACCCGCCGCTTCGACGCCGAGGCCACCGCACTCCAGCGCCAGGGCGAGCTGGGCCTGTGGGCCTCGCTGCTCGGCCAGGAGGCCGCCCAGATCGGTTCCGGCCGGGCCCTGCGCGACGACGACTACGTCTTCCCGACCTACCGTGAGCACGGTGTGGCCTGGTGCCGGGGCGTCGACCCGACCAATCTGCTCGGGATGTTCCGCGGTGTGAACCACGGCGGCTGGGACCCGAACAGCAACAACTTCCACCTGTACACGATCGTCATCGGCTCGCAGACCCTGCACGCCACCGGCTACGCCATGGGCGTGGCCAAGGACGGCGCGGACTCGGCCGTGGTCGCGTACTTCGGCGACGGCGCCTCCAGCCAGGGCGACGTCGCGGAGGCGTTCACCTTCTCCGCCGTCTACAACGCCCCGGTCGTCTTCTTCTGCCAGAACAACCAGTGGGCGATCTCCGAGCCCACCGAGAAGCAGATGCGGGTGCCGCTCTACCAGCGCGCCCAGGGCTTCGGCTTCCCCGGCGTCCGCGTCGACGGCAACGACGTCCTGGCCTGCCTGGCCGTCACCAAGTCCGCCCTGGAGCGGGCCCGGCGCGGCGAGGGCCCGACCCTGGTCGAGGCGTTCACGTACCGCATGGGCGCGCACACCACGTCCGACGACCCGACGAAGTACCGGGCGGACGAGGAGCGCGCGGCCTGGGAGGCCAAGGACCCGATCCTGCGCCTGCGCACGTACCTGGAGAAGCAGGGCGCGGCCGACGAGGCGTTCTTCACCGCCCTGGACGAGGAGAGCGAGGCCCTCGGCAAGCGCGTCCGCGAGGCCGTACGGGCGATGCCCGACCCGGACCGGATGGCGATGTTCGACCACGTCTACGCCGACGGCAACCCGCTCGTCGACGAGGAGCGCGCCGAGTTCGCCGCCTACCAGGCTTCGTTCGCCGAGGAGGGCAAGTAACCATGGCCATGGAAAAGATGTCCCTCGCGAAGGCGCTCAACGAGTCGCTGCGCAAGGCCCTCGACACCGACCCGAAGGTCCTCATCATGGGTGAGGACGTCGGCAAGCTCGGCGGCGTCTTCCGGATCACCGACGGCCTCCAGAAGGACTTCGGCGAGGACCGCGTCATCGACACCCCGCTCGCCGAGTCCGGCATCGTCGGTACGGCGATCGGCCTCGCCCTGCGCGGCTACCGGCCCGTCGTGGAGATCCAGTTCGACGGCTTCGTCTTCCCCGCGTACGACCAGATCGTCACGCAGCTCGCGAAGATGCACGCCCGCGCGCTCGGCAAGATCAAGCTCCCCGTCGTCGTGCGCATCCCGTACGGCGGCGGCATCGGCGCCGTCGAGCACCACAGCGAGTCCCCCGAGGCGCTGTTCGCGCACGTCGCGGGGTTGAAGGTGGTCTCCCCGTCCAACGCGTCCGACGCGTACTGGATGATGCAGCAGGCCGTCCAGAGCGACGACCCGGTCATCTTCTTCGAGCCGAAGCGGCGCTACTGGGACAAGGGCGAGGTCGACACCGAGTCCATCCCGGGCGCGCTGCACGCGGCCGCCGTCGCCCGCACCGGCACGGACCTCACGCTCGCCGCGTACGGCCCGATGGTGAAGGTCTGCCTGGAGGCCGCCGCGGCCGCCCAGGAGGAGGGCAAGTCGGTGGAGGTCGTGGACCTGCGCTCGATGTCCCCGATCGACTTCGACACCATCCAGGCGTCCGTCGAGAAGACCCGCCGCCTGGTCGTCGTCCACGAGGCACCCGTCTTCTACGGCTCCGGGGCCGAGATCGCCGCCCGCATCACGGAGCGGTGCTTCTACCACCTGGAGGCGCCCGTGCTGCGGGTCGGCGGCTACCACGCGCCGTACCCGCCGGCGCGCCTGGAGGAGGAGTACCTGCCGGGCCTGGACCGGGTGCTCGACGCCGTCGACCGCTCGCTGGCGTACTGAGGAGAGAGGAGCGTGACCACGATGACCGACACTTCCAACGCTGCTCGCTTCCGTGAGTTCAAGATGCCCGACGTGGGCGAGGGACTGACCGAGGCCGAGATCCTCAAGTGGTACGTCCAGCCCGGCGACACCGTCACGGACGGCCAGGTCGTCTGCGAGGTCGAGACCGCGAAGGCCGCCGTCGAGCTGCCGATCCCGTTCGACGGCGTCGTCCACGAACTGCGCTTCCCCGAGGGCACCACGGTCGACGTGGGCCAGGTGATCATCGCGGTGGACGTGGCGCCGGGCTCGGGCGACCCCGTCGCCGAGGAGCCCGCCGCCGCCCCGGCCCCGAGGCCGCTCCCGAGGAGCCCAAGGGCCGGCAGCCCGTCCTGGTGGGTTACGGCGTGTCCGAGTCCTCCACGAAGCGCCGGGCCCGCAAGGGCGCCGAGACCGCGCCCCCGGCCGCCGCGCCCGCCGCCGTGCAGGCCGAGCTGAACGGCCAGGGCACGGCCGCGATCCCGGAGGCCCGGCCGCTGGCCAAGCCGCCGGTCCGCAAGCTCGCGAAGGACCTGGGCATCGACCTGGCGACGGTCACCCCGACCGGCGTCGGCGGTGTCATCACGCGCGAGGACGTGCACGCGGCGGCGACGCCGTCGGAGCCGGTGGCTCCGGAGGCCCCGTCCGTGGCGCCGGCGGTCGCGGAAGCGGAGGTTCCCGTCCAGCAGGGCGTCCGCGAGACGCGTATCCCGGTCAAGGGCGTCCGCAAGGCCATCGCCCAGGCGATGGTCGGCAGCGCGTTCACCGCTCCGCACGTCACCGAGTTCGTGACCGTCGACGTGACGCGCACGATGAAGCTCGTGGCGGAGCTGAAGGAGGACAAGGACATGGCGGGGGTGCGGGTCAACCCGCTCCTCGTCATCGCCAAGGCCCTCCTGGTCGCGATCAAGCGGAACCCCGGGGTCAACGCGGTCTGGGACGAGGCGAACCAGGAGATCGTCCAGAAGCACTACGTGAACCTGGGCATCGCCGCCGCCACTCCGCGCGGCCTGATCGTCCCGAACATCAAGGACGCCCAGGAGCAGACGCTGCCCCAGCTGGCCGCGTCCCTGGGTGAGCTGGTCGCCACGGCCCGGGACGGCAGGACGTCCCCGGCCGCGATGGCGGGCGGCACGGTGACCATCACCAACGTGGGCGTCTTCGGCGTCGACACCGGTACGCCGATCCTCAACCCGGGCGAGTCCGCGATCCTGGCGGTCGGCGCGATCAAGCTCCAGCCGTGGGTCCACAAGAGCAAGGTGAAGCCCCGTCAGGTGACCACGCTGGCCCTGTCGTTCGACCACCGGCTGATCGACGGCGAGCTGGGCTCCAAGTTCCTGGCGGACATCGCCGCGATCCTGGAGCAGCCCAAGCGGCTGATCACCTGGGCGTAGTCGTCCGCACGAGGGGCCCGCGCGAGGTGCGCGCGGGCCCCTTTGCTTTGTAACAAGGGTGTATGAGACACCGGTTGGGCGCAACGTACCCCCGTCCCGGACGGTTCTTGCTGATCGGAACTGTCAACGGATACCGAGGACGAAACGATGCGCTCTCACAGGATCACCTTCGCCGCCCTGGCCGTCGCCGCGGGCCTCTCGCTCACGGCCTGCCAGAACGACGACGATGCGGCGCAGACCGACCCGTCGCCGGTGGCGACCTCGTCCCCGTCCCGCAGCAGTGCGGATTCCGGCGGTTCGGATGCGGGCGCCGGTGGAGAGGACGCGGACGCGGGAGCCGGCTCCGACGCGAGCGGCCAGGCCGCCAAGTGCCGCACCGACGGGCTGAAGATCACGGCGATCGACAACTTCATCGACGGCGACCCGCGAGGGACCGTCGCGGTGGAGATGGAGAACACCGGCGGCCGGGACTGCGTGGTCGCGGGGTTCGCGGGCGTCGACCTCAAGACCGACTCGGGCTCGATTTCCGCCGACCGCAAGGGTGCGCCCGGAGACCCGTACGTTCTCAAGAACGGGAAGAAGATCGCCTTCTCCGTCACCTACCCGCTCAACGAGACGGGCGGCTCCGGCGTCCGCATCACCGGCTTGGTGGTGACCCCGCCCAACGAGACGAAGTCGGTCACCCTCGCCTGGCCGGGCAAGCCCTCGCTGCCCGTCACGGACGGGTCCGGCGAGCCCGTGAGGGTCGGCCCGATCGGCAGCGCGGGCCAGGGCGGCTGAGCCGTACGACGGGCGCGGCGCCCGGCCCGGTCGGTTACCCGGCCCCGCCGCAGAGCTGGGCGGTCAGGGTCGTACGGGCCCACTCCTCCCAGGCGTCGGGCGTCCAGCCCCGG from Streptomyces drozdowiczii carries:
- a CDS encoding protein kinase domain-containing protein, whose translation is MAPEPEANGGGVPDGTDSWGIGGVVGDGRYRLTHRLGRGGMAEVFAAEDVRLGRTVAVKLLRSDLAEDPVSKARFTREAQSVAGLNHHAVVAVYDSGEDTVAGQTVPYIVMELVEGRTIRDLLINAEAPPPEQALIIVSGVLEALAYSHQHGIVHRDIKPANVIITNSGAVKVMDFGIARALHGAQSTMTQTGMVMGTPQYLSPEQALGKAVDHRSDLYATGCLLYELLALRPPFTGETPLSVVYQHVQDTPVPPSQILDSVPPELDGLVMRSLAKDPDDRFQSAEEMRGLVQYGLQMLQVQGGHTGTWNTGPVVLGGGPGTPPGGMTGATRAMGGYPQHGDTSQSPILPPMNPDDGGYDGGSTRQGGGGRGKLWLFVVLALIAIGAGVAIALNAANGGGQKHEKQPTKTSSAPTPTEDSPSPTPDDTQDNTQQPGDSTGGGWDDDTWSPSPTPSETAESPSASSPQPGTGGTDNGGTDDGGTGNGAGGNSGSGSNNGGTGNTGDTGTTTEGGSTGTSDGGSTGTSDGGSTGTSEGAAEGSEGAPGGVAEGASAGTTAGTAGTGTGNN
- a CDS encoding phosphotransferase, which codes for MLRRYPDAGTPLSCTPLSQGLLNHGYRVSTTRGSYFLKHHSDDTTRDRATIVRQHRATRRLQSLGVPVAPPVRARDGETVTEIAGRCYALHPWVDGLHRGGAQLTLAQSTRLGTLLGAVHTGLERVMAAERDTGSGGGHPPGYASPEAADTFALIGDLLAAARGRAGRDAFDELAEHRLRERRTLLERYADRRPPDPGAPATGWVHGDFHPLNVLYRGADPVAILDWDRLAVQPRAEEAVRAAAIFFVQPAGALDLAKVRAYARAYRRAAGADAGELAAAVHRVWWERLNDFWILRWRYCLNDRRADPQFPAVSALAVWWTREYEAVRAAFTG
- a CDS encoding pyridoxamine 5'-phosphate oxidase family protein; this encodes MSTEELHAIDLLGRVPYGRLATSMRALPMLTVARHIVIDGRVVLRMHSGLGHHGACDGAVVAYGADNFNTAPVGTEDLWSVQFTGPARVVEPTPAQRERFGPPPVEVNGEPFAPSYLWLEPHFVTVHTLDFHASRQISNAA
- a CDS encoding response regulator, yielding MREKGKITVFLLDDHEVVRRGVHELLSMEDDIEVVGEAGTAADALVRIPAVRPDVAVLDVRLPDGSGVEVCREIRSQDDSIHCLMLTSYADDEALFDAIMAGASGYVLKAIRGNELLAAVRDVAEGKSLLDPVATARVLERLRDGKRGQDDEKLANLTDQERKILDLIGEGLTNRVIGERLHLAEKTIKNYVSSLLSKLGMERRSQAAAYVARLQAEKR
- the pdhA gene encoding pyruvate dehydrogenase (acetyl-transferring) E1 component subunit alpha, producing MTVESTAAARKPRRSSKRTSAAKTPAKTPEGSTPELVQLLTPEGERVEHPDYSIDLSAEELRGLYRDMVLTRRFDAEATALQRQGELGLWASLLGQEAAQIGSGRALRDDDYVFPTYREHGVAWCRGVDPTNLLGMFRGVNHGGWDPNSNNFHLYTIVIGSQTLHATGYAMGVAKDGADSAVVAYFGDGASSQGDVAEAFTFSAVYNAPVVFFCQNNQWAISEPTEKQMRVPLYQRAQGFGFPGVRVDGNDVLACLAVTKSALERARRGEGPTLVEAFTYRMGAHTTSDDPTKYRADEERAAWEAKDPILRLRTYLEKQGAADEAFFTALDEESEALGKRVREAVRAMPDPDRMAMFDHVYADGNPLVDEERAEFAAYQASFAEEGK
- a CDS encoding alpha-ketoacid dehydrogenase subunit beta is translated as MAMEKMSLAKALNESLRKALDTDPKVLIMGEDVGKLGGVFRITDGLQKDFGEDRVIDTPLAESGIVGTAIGLALRGYRPVVEIQFDGFVFPAYDQIVTQLAKMHARALGKIKLPVVVRIPYGGGIGAVEHHSESPEALFAHVAGLKVVSPSNASDAYWMMQQAVQSDDPVIFFEPKRRYWDKGEVDTESIPGALHAAAVARTGTDLTLAAYGPMVKVCLEAAAAAQEEGKSVEVVDLRSMSPIDFDTIQASVEKTRRLVVVHEAPVFYGSGAEIAARITERCFYHLEAPVLRVGGYHAPYPPARLEEEYLPGLDRVLDAVDRSLAY
- a CDS encoding DUF4232 domain-containing protein, with the translated sequence MRSHRITFAALAVAAGLSLTACQNDDDAAQTDPSPVATSSPSRSSADSGGSDAGAGGEDADAGAGSDASGQAAKCRTDGLKITAIDNFIDGDPRGTVAVEMENTGGRDCVVAGFAGVDLKTDSGSISADRKGAPGDPYVLKNGKKIAFSVTYPLNETGGSGVRITGLVVTPPNETKSVTLAWPGKPSLPVTDGSGEPVRVGPIGSAGQGG